From Rhodamnia argentea isolate NSW1041297 chromosome 10, ASM2092103v1, whole genome shotgun sequence, a single genomic window includes:
- the LOC125312713 gene encoding protein FAR-RED ELONGATED HYPOCOTYL 3-like: protein MDEEGRLRNVFWADARSRAAYESFGDVLFFDTTYLTDKYDLPLTPFVGVNHHGLSATQRNESVDAFFDDYVSSKTSLKQFVEQYDNALKSKVEKENKADYFSSNSTYKSVTDCFFEKQFHESYTNDIFRLFQDELRGLLYCNCELDKVDGLISSFNVTDIQRGKEVNILIEKDVKEIPSRYILAHWRKDLRRRYCNVKDCYEDRRMSEHNLQFDNLCTNFFEAAEIAASSSEKY from the exons ATGGATGAGGAAGGGCGATTGCGGAATGTATTTTGGGCTGATGCGAGGTCTAGAGCAGCCTATGAGTCATTTGGAGACGTATTGTTCTTTGATACTACATATCTTACGGATAAGTATGATTTGCCACTTACTCCTTTTGTTGGAGTTAACCATCATG GCTTGTCTGCAACGCAAAGAAATGAAAGTGTGGATGCGTTTTTTGATGATTATGTAAGTTCAAAAACTTCATTGAAGCAATTTGTTGAGCAATATGATAATGCCTTGAAAAGCAAGGTCGAGAAGGAGAATAAGGCGGATTATTTTTCTTCCAACTCGACCTACAAGTCGGTTACTGATTGCTTCTTTGAAAAGCAATTTCATGAGAGCTACACCAATGATATATTTAGATTGTTCCAAGATGAATTGAGGGGTTTGCTCTACTGTAATTGTGAGTTGGACAAGGTTGATggtttgatatcttcttttaATGTGACAGACATTCAAAGGGGGAAGGAAG TGAATATTCTCATTGAGAAAGATGTGAAAGAGATTCCATCACGTTATATTTTAGCTCATTGGAGGAAGGATTTGAGAAGACGCTATTGTAATGTCAAAGATTGTTACGAAGATCGGCGGATGAGTGAGCATAACCTGCAGTTTGATAACTTATGCACCAACTTTTTTGAAGCAGCAGAGATTGCGGCAAGTTCAAGCGAAAAGTATTGA